The nucleotide sequence ACAAATCTTGTAACATGACACAATGAATCATGAATATCATTTTGCTCTGCTTCATGGAACAGGTTCATACATGTTATGGTAATCATCACATGGAAAATTTAGTTTACATTATTATAACTCATCACATTCATGTGTGACAACTTAGTAAATTCATAATATCTTATtactatataattttaaatgccCACTTATTGATCATGATTGTCCGATTTACATCAATGATCGACTGAATACGAAATTTGAATCACCagattttaaattaatggtTGAGATTGATCTGCGGATGACGaaattcaatttattaataCATGCAATGTTGATCGCAAAGAGTGAGAAATAGAGTGAGAAATAGAGTTTGGCAAAGAGagctaaacataaaataaaattatattcctTTCTAGCAGATAAGACTGAATACATCATATGATCATACACAACCTTATATTCCagaaattcatatataaacccccccaataaaagaaataataattaaacatgaaaataatagtaaaagttCTCTTAGTAGAGAACAATTACTATACCATTGTCCTAGATAGAATAGAAAATGCAACTACTACTACTTCCAACATTGTTTTACAccaaaaaggaagagaaaattTTGCACATTATTATTATCTAGTGGGGCATAGAAGCTTCTTAATTGTTGGAACTTGGATTGCTTGGACCAAGGTTAAGAGCAGTGCTTGGACCATTGCCATTCTGAGTGCTGCTACCACCCTTTGAAAGCTTCTGTTTCAGCTGAGATAGCAGAACCTGATTCTCCTCATTCAGAAGCTTTGCTTTCTTCCTAAGTTTCTCATTCTCTTGCATAATGTAACAGTTCTCCAAGTACAGCTTTGAGTTCAATTTTTCCATCACTGGCAACAAAAATTCAGAACTTTCTGAAGTTACCCTGAAACCAAAAAAGAATATTTGTATCAAAACATGACAAATAGgatcatatatattatattatattgtaaaaatatgtCGTAAGAGTTTGACCGGTCAAACAATCGT is from Medicago truncatula cultivar Jemalong A17 chromosome 1, MtrunA17r5.0-ANR, whole genome shotgun sequence and encodes:
- the LOC25483842 gene encoding protein LITTLE ZIPPER 3, translating into MEKLNSKLYLENCYIMQENEKLRKKAKLLNEENQVLLSQLKQKLSKGGSSTQNGNGPSTALNLGPSNPSSNN